In a genomic window of Thiolapillus brandeum:
- the hscA gene encoding Fe-S protein assembly chaperone HscA: MALLQIAEPGQAAAPHEHKLAAGIDLGTTNSLVAAVRSGQAETLPDERNRHLLPSVVRYTPKGVVVGYEARDAAASDPLNTIASAKRLIGRPVSDIKSLGSSLPYEFVDQDSSVPRVRTVAGDISPMEISAEILRVLARRAEDTLGGELSGVVITVPAYFDDAQRQATKDAARLAGLNVYRLLNEPTAAAVAYGLDRGADGVHAIFDLGGGTFDISILRLNRGVFEVMATGGDSALGGDDFDQVIAEWIMEQAGIADDADHKVLRQLMQDARAAKEALSQAEAADLDIAIPGDGRWQGRMDRETFNGLADPLIRKTISACRRALRDAGVSAGEVREVVMVGGSTRMPRVREKVGEFFGRQPLVDIDPDKVVALGAAIQADVLAGNKPDEEILLLDVTPLSLGLETMGGLVEKVIPRNTTIPVARAQEFTTFKDGQTAMAIHVVQGEREMVEHCRSLARFELRGIPPMVAGAARIRVTFSVDADGLLNVEAEELSQGVKAQVTVKPSYGLSDEEISGMLQASFEHAEEDMEERKLAEARVEGLRVVEALQAALASDGEKLLSPEERASIDAALGELVAAIDGNDASIIEQQAGNVEKTCEFYVERRMNSGVQEAMAGHNINEFE, encoded by the coding sequence ATGGCCCTGTTGCAGATTGCAGAACCCGGGCAGGCGGCAGCACCCCACGAGCACAAGCTGGCGGCAGGTATCGACCTGGGCACCACCAATTCCCTGGTGGCTGCTGTGCGCAGTGGCCAGGCCGAGACCCTGCCGGACGAACGGAACCGCCATCTGTTGCCCTCGGTGGTGCGCTATACCCCGAAAGGGGTTGTCGTCGGCTATGAGGCTCGTGACGCTGCCGCTTCCGACCCCCTGAATACCATTGCATCAGCGAAACGCCTGATCGGCCGCCCGGTGTCCGACATCAAGTCCCTGGGCAGTAGCCTGCCTTATGAATTCGTCGATCAGGACAGTAGCGTGCCGCGCGTGCGTACGGTGGCCGGTGATATCAGTCCCATGGAAATCTCAGCCGAGATCCTGCGGGTATTGGCCCGGCGTGCCGAGGATACCCTGGGCGGTGAACTCAGCGGAGTGGTGATCACTGTCCCCGCCTATTTCGACGATGCTCAGCGTCAGGCGACGAAGGATGCTGCCCGCCTGGCGGGTCTCAACGTATATCGCCTGCTCAACGAGCCTACGGCCGCCGCCGTGGCCTATGGTCTGGACCGGGGCGCGGATGGCGTGCATGCCATCTTCGATCTTGGTGGCGGCACTTTCGATATTTCCATCCTGCGCCTGAACCGGGGTGTGTTCGAAGTGATGGCAACCGGTGGCGATTCCGCCCTGGGGGGTGATGACTTCGACCAGGTGATTGCCGAATGGATCATGGAACAGGCGGGTATTGCCGATGATGCCGATCACAAGGTGTTGCGTCAGCTCATGCAGGATGCCCGGGCCGCCAAGGAAGCCCTGAGCCAGGCTGAAGCCGCCGACCTGGATATTGCCATTCCCGGTGATGGCCGCTGGCAGGGGCGTATGGACCGTGAGACATTCAATGGCCTGGCCGATCCCCTGATTCGCAAGACCATCAGTGCCTGCCGCCGTGCATTGCGGGATGCGGGGGTCAGTGCCGGGGAAGTGCGGGAAGTGGTGATGGTGGGAGGTTCCACGCGCATGCCCCGGGTACGGGAGAAAGTTGGCGAGTTCTTTGGTCGCCAGCCGCTGGTGGACATCGACCCGGACAAAGTGGTGGCTCTTGGTGCGGCCATCCAGGCAGACGTCCTGGCGGGCAACAAACCGGATGAGGAAATTCTGCTGCTGGATGTCACCCCTCTGTCCCTGGGTCTGGAGACCATGGGCGGGCTGGTGGAGAAAGTCATTCCCCGCAATACCACCATCCCCGTGGCCCGTGCCCAGGAGTTCACGACTTTCAAGGACGGACAAACGGCCATGGCCATCCATGTGGTGCAGGGGGAGCGGGAGATGGTGGAGCATTGCCGTTCCCTGGCGCGGTTCGAGCTGCGGGGCATTCCCCCCATGGTGGCGGGCGCGGCGCGCATTCGTGTCACCTTCAGTGTGGATGCGGATGGGTTGCTCAACGTCGAGGCGGAAGAGCTCAGTCAGGGGGTCAAGGCCCAGGTAACGGTCAAGCCCTCCTATGGTCTTAGCGATGAAGAGATCAGCGGCATGCTTCAGGCATCCTTTGAACACGCCGAGGAAGACATGGAAGAGCGCAAACTGGCCGAGGCCAGGGTGGAAGGCCTGCGCGTGGTGGAAGCGTTGCAGGCAGCTCTGGCCAGCGATGGCGAAAAACTTCTCAGCCCGGAGGAGCGTGCATCCATAGATGCCGCTCTGGGAGAACTCGTGGCGGCCATCGATGGCAATGATGCCAGCATCATTGAACAGCAGGCCGGGAATGTGGAAAAAACCTGCGAGTTCTATGTGGAACGGCGCATGAACAGCGGTGTCCAGGAAGCCATGGCTGGCCACAATATCAACGAATTTGAATAG
- a CDS encoding dUTP diphosphatase, with amino-acid sequence MKQKLLNMLDLQDQLNRQINPDWLQAGYEWYRAIWLESAELMEHYGWKWWKAQEHDLEQIRLELIDIWHFGLSAELVSCRGDHASAAANMLARLQGRQSRENDFRNNVDQLARHALEQQALDMPAFLTLLGDVDSSFDDLYRIYVGKNVLNRFRQDHGYKDGSYIKTWEGREDNEHLAEIAATVDANENNFEEQIYTALEARYPGT; translated from the coding sequence ATGAAACAGAAACTCCTGAACATGCTGGATCTCCAGGATCAGCTCAACCGTCAGATCAACCCCGACTGGCTGCAGGCCGGTTACGAATGGTACCGCGCCATCTGGCTGGAGAGCGCTGAACTCATGGAGCACTATGGCTGGAAATGGTGGAAGGCTCAGGAACACGACCTGGAACAGATCCGCCTGGAACTCATCGACATCTGGCATTTCGGGCTCAGCGCAGAACTGGTCAGTTGCCGGGGCGATCACGCCAGCGCCGCCGCCAACATGCTGGCGCGGTTACAGGGGCGGCAATCCAGGGAAAATGATTTCCGCAACAACGTGGATCAGTTGGCACGTCACGCCCTTGAACAGCAGGCCCTGGACATGCCTGCGTTTCTTACCCTGCTGGGGGACGTGGACAGCAGCTTCGACGACCTGTACCGTATTTATGTGGGCAAGAACGTCCTCAACCGTTTCCGCCAGGATCACGGCTACAAGGACGGCAGCTATATCAAAACCTGGGAGGGGCGTGAGGACAACGAGCATTTGGCGGAAATTGCCGCCACAGTGGATGCCAACGAAAACAACTTCGAGGAGCAGATCTACACGGCACTGGAAGCCCGCTACCCCGGCACCTGA
- a CDS encoding acyl-CoA desaturase gives MLAEGKKLSGVTLFRILAFHLSALLVFFTGYSTTALVCFLVLYVTRFWAIAGGYHRYFSHRSYDTSRAFQFLLALAGSSAGQKGPLSWATSHVCHHRYSDQPGDPHSPVTGGVFHAYLGWLLARDALPTDESQVKAWAAYPEILFLNRYHYVGTLGLMIGLYALGEYLAAGYPKLGTSGLQLLVWGFILSTLLILHGACLVNSVTHLTGYRRFDTADQSRNVWWLLPVLWGENWHNNHHHYPCSARTTVAWWELDPVYLGLRLFERLGLVWNVRGGKCRD, from the coding sequence GTGCTGGCAGAGGGCAAGAAACTTTCGGGCGTTACGCTGTTTCGCATACTGGCTTTTCACCTGTCCGCCCTGTTGGTGTTTTTCACCGGCTACAGCACCACGGCACTGGTGTGTTTTCTGGTTTTGTATGTGACCCGTTTCTGGGCTATCGCTGGTGGTTATCACCGCTATTTTTCTCATCGCAGCTACGATACTTCCCGGGCGTTCCAGTTCCTGCTGGCGCTGGCCGGAAGCTCTGCCGGACAAAAAGGCCCGCTTTCCTGGGCCACCAGCCACGTCTGTCATCACCGCTATTCCGATCAGCCTGGAGATCCCCATTCTCCGGTAACCGGCGGGGTGTTTCATGCCTATTTGGGCTGGTTGCTGGCCAGGGATGCATTGCCCACGGATGAAAGCCAGGTAAAGGCCTGGGCGGCATATCCCGAAATCCTGTTTCTCAACCGCTATCATTATGTCGGCACTCTGGGCCTGATGATTGGACTCTATGCCCTGGGAGAGTATCTTGCTGCGGGTTATCCGAAGCTGGGGACATCCGGATTGCAGTTGCTGGTCTGGGGATTCATTCTGTCTACCCTGCTGATCCTTCATGGAGCCTGCCTGGTCAATTCAGTCACTCACCTGACGGGGTATCGGCGTTTTGATACGGCTGACCAAAGCCGCAACGTATGGTGGCTGCTGCCTGTGCTGTGGGGAGAGAACTGGCACAACAACCACCATCACTACCCGTGTTCGGCAAGAACGACAGTAGCCTGGTGGGAACTGGATCCCGTCTATCTCGGCTTGCGCCTGTTTGAACGCCTGGGGCTGGTCTGGAATGTGCGGGGCGGTAAATGCCGGGACTGA
- a CDS encoding RelA/SpoT family protein, with product MVSMVTHLPETGAIGQEQLTAWLAALAGHRSRKEIHQINLALELIHRVHDEESTPGGVQHPLALIQTADILDQLNLDTETLVAALLSDLPLTELEQAEAFGDRVPAMIRDLSRIRTLAVSGSSAGDDKQSENLRRMLLGLADDVRVVLIVLAKRLQLMRALQHLDDETERRLIADITQRIHAPLANRLGVWQIKWELEDLSLRVLHPAAYRDIARSLEQKREERERFIAKVIERLQSRCTEHGIKADISGRPKHIYSIWKKMQRKGVDFSQIFDVRAVRVLVDTVSQCYEVLGMVHGAWQPIPQEFDDYIAHPKANGYRSLHTAVVGEDGKPLEVQIRTREMHDHAECGVAAHWRYKEDGKGDAELERRIEWMRAWLEQPGDSREAEDADAEFEARRIYVLTPEGKVVELPRGATAVDFAYAIHSAVGHRCRGAKADGKMISLTQPLESGQTVEILTVKEGGPSLDWLNTSAGYVTTSRARNRIRHWFKRQDYEQHVSLGRASLDKEISRLGVKRPDLEKLLGKYNFKTVDDLYAAMGRGEVSATQVANLQVAPVEVDDDQDIALKADKRSVRRKAAAGEVVVQGVDGLMTHTARCCKPVPYDPISGYITRGKGVTIHRRDCPVLRRLKKDQPERLIPVVWSQDQPRGVFLVDVQIYAHDRKGLLRDISSVFSNEEVDVLGVKTHSDRKQETASMRFTLEVTDMTQLSGVMEKLAQVPDVVEVKRQV from the coding sequence ATGGTCAGCATGGTTACCCATCTTCCCGAGACCGGCGCTATCGGTCAGGAACAGCTCACGGCATGGCTCGCTGCCCTGGCCGGGCACCGCAGCCGCAAAGAAATCCACCAGATCAACCTGGCCCTGGAGCTGATTCACCGCGTTCATGATGAAGAATCCACACCGGGCGGGGTACAACACCCGCTGGCCCTGATCCAGACCGCAGATATCCTCGACCAATTGAACTTGGATACGGAAACCCTGGTGGCCGCTCTGCTGTCGGACCTGCCCCTTACCGAGCTGGAGCAGGCCGAGGCTTTCGGGGATCGCGTGCCAGCCATGATCCGCGATCTCAGCCGTATCCGTACTCTCGCGGTGAGCGGCAGCAGTGCCGGTGACGACAAGCAGAGTGAGAATCTGCGCCGTATGCTCCTTGGTCTGGCGGATGACGTGCGCGTGGTGCTCATTGTTCTGGCCAAGCGTCTGCAGCTCATGCGCGCCCTTCAGCATCTGGATGATGAGACCGAGCGTCGTCTCATTGCAGATATCACCCAGCGTATTCACGCTCCTCTGGCCAATCGGCTGGGGGTCTGGCAGATCAAGTGGGAACTCGAGGATCTTTCCCTGCGAGTATTGCATCCTGCTGCCTACCGGGACATTGCCCGCTCCCTGGAGCAGAAGCGTGAAGAGCGTGAACGCTTTATCGCCAAGGTCATTGAACGTCTGCAGTCCCGCTGCACGGAACATGGCATCAAAGCGGATATCAGTGGTCGTCCCAAGCACATTTACAGCATTTGGAAGAAGATGCAGCGCAAGGGGGTGGATTTCAGCCAGATTTTCGATGTGCGCGCCGTGCGTGTGCTGGTGGACACGGTTTCCCAGTGTTATGAGGTGTTGGGCATGGTGCATGGTGCCTGGCAGCCCATTCCCCAGGAGTTCGACGACTACATCGCCCATCCCAAAGCCAATGGCTACCGTTCTCTGCATACCGCAGTAGTGGGAGAGGATGGCAAGCCCCTGGAAGTGCAGATCCGTACCCGCGAGATGCACGATCATGCGGAGTGTGGTGTGGCGGCCCACTGGCGCTACAAGGAAGACGGCAAGGGGGATGCCGAGCTGGAGCGGCGCATCGAGTGGATGCGCGCCTGGCTGGAACAGCCCGGTGATTCGCGGGAAGCGGAAGATGCCGATGCAGAGTTTGAAGCCCGGCGTATCTATGTACTCACCCCGGAGGGGAAGGTGGTGGAGTTGCCCAGGGGCGCCACAGCCGTGGATTTTGCCTATGCCATTCACAGTGCCGTGGGACATCGCTGCCGCGGGGCCAAGGCGGATGGCAAAATGATCTCTCTCACCCAACCCCTGGAAAGTGGGCAGACCGTGGAGATTCTTACGGTCAAGGAAGGCGGCCCCAGCCTGGATTGGCTGAACACCAGTGCCGGATATGTCACTACCTCCCGGGCGCGCAATCGCATCCGCCACTGGTTCAAACGCCAGGACTATGAACAGCATGTGAGCCTGGGCAGGGCCAGCCTGGACAAGGAAATCAGCCGTCTGGGCGTCAAGCGTCCGGATCTGGAAAAACTGTTGGGAAAATATAATTTCAAAACAGTGGATGATCTCTATGCCGCCATGGGGCGGGGCGAAGTATCGGCCACCCAGGTGGCGAATCTCCAGGTAGCTCCAGTGGAAGTGGACGATGATCAGGATATCGCCCTGAAGGCGGATAAACGTTCGGTACGCCGCAAGGCCGCAGCGGGAGAAGTGGTGGTGCAGGGAGTGGACGGGCTCATGACCCATACCGCGCGCTGCTGCAAGCCCGTACCCTATGATCCCATATCGGGTTACATCACCCGGGGCAAGGGAGTGACGATTCATCGCCGGGACTGCCCGGTGCTGCGCCGCCTGAAAAAGGATCAGCCGGAACGCCTGATCCCGGTGGTGTGGAGCCAGGATCAGCCCCGGGGTGTGTTTCTGGTGGATGTGCAAATCTATGCCCATGACCGCAAGGGGCTGCTGCGGGACATCAGTTCCGTGTTTTCCAATGAGGAAGTGGATGTCCTGGGCGTGAAGACCCATTCTGATCGCAAGCAGGAAACGGCCAGCATGCGTTTCACCCTGGAAGTAACAGACATGACCCAGCTCAGCGGGGTGATGGAGAAGCTGGCCCAGGTGCCGGACGTGGTGGAAGTGAAGCGGCAGGTGTAG
- the iscX gene encoding Fe-S cluster assembly protein IscX, translated as MRWTDVLDIAIELDEAHPDVDPLTVNFVDLRNWVIALADFDDDPDKSGEKILEAIQLHWIEERE; from the coding sequence TTGCGCTGGACTGACGTACTGGACATTGCTATCGAGCTGGATGAAGCCCATCCGGATGTGGATCCCCTGACCGTCAATTTCGTGGATCTGCGCAACTGGGTCATTGCCTTGGCGGATTTTGACGACGACCCGGACAAAAGCGGTGAAAAGATTCTCGAAGCCATTCAGTTGCATTGGATAGAAGAAAGGGAATAG
- a CDS encoding ABC transporter permease: MSNRQRYWIAYSTIVIREVLRFTRIWAQTILPSAITTSLYFLIFGTLIGDRIGEMGGYSYQAFIVPGLILMAVITNSYANSVSSFFQAKYQRHVEELIIAPVPNWIILAGYVTGGVARGLVVGAVVTAVTLYFSNVGIEHPLLTLLVVVLTSILFALAGFINAVFARSFDDISIVPTFVLTPLTYLGGVFYSISLLPDFWQKLSLANPVLYMINAFRYGILGVSDIRPAVALLLILGFILVLGGLALWLLQRGVGIKS; encoded by the coding sequence ATGAGCAACCGGCAGCGATACTGGATTGCCTATTCCACCATCGTCATCAGGGAAGTGTTGCGCTTCACGCGCATCTGGGCGCAGACCATTCTGCCTTCGGCCATTACCACCAGTCTGTATTTTCTGATTTTCGGAACCCTTATCGGCGACCGTATCGGTGAGATGGGAGGCTACAGTTACCAGGCGTTTATCGTGCCGGGACTGATCCTCATGGCGGTGATCACCAACAGTTATGCCAATAGTGTATCCAGTTTCTTCCAGGCCAAGTACCAGCGTCATGTGGAGGAACTGATTATCGCCCCGGTACCCAACTGGATCATTCTGGCAGGCTATGTCACCGGCGGAGTGGCCCGGGGGCTGGTAGTGGGCGCGGTAGTCACTGCGGTGACCCTGTATTTCTCCAATGTGGGAATAGAACATCCCCTTCTCACCCTACTGGTGGTGGTGTTGACCTCCATCCTGTTTGCCCTGGCGGGGTTCATCAATGCGGTGTTCGCCAGGAGTTTTGACGATATCAGCATCGTTCCCACCTTTGTGCTCACCCCTCTCACCTATCTGGGTGGAGTGTTCTACTCCATCAGCCTGTTGCCGGACTTCTGGCAGAAGCTGTCCCTGGCAAACCCGGTGTTGTACATGATCAATGCCTTCCGCTACGGTATTCTCGGGGTATCCGATATTCGCCCGGCCGTTGCCCTGTTGCTCATTTTGGGCTTTATCCTGGTGTTGGGAGGTCTGGCTCTGTGGCTGTTGCAGCGCGGCGTGGGTATCAAGAGCTGA
- a CDS encoding DUF1015 domain-containing protein: protein MSLIKAFTGLRPVAGRADDVVAPPYDVMNEAEARAMVEGRPWSFLHISRPEVDLPQGTDPYAPEVYAKGRENLDHMVEEGVLARESSPAYYVYRLTMGDHVQTGLMAVASVEAYDQDRIKKHEFTRPVKEDDRVRNIDTLNAQTGPVFLVYPATEVIDSILAKTTENTPDIDVTAAEGVRHELWVLSDEDTVKMLTDAFDALDALYVADGHHRSAAASRVAATRKAANPAHTGEESYNYFLSVIFPHDQMQILDYNRVIRDLNGLSPEEFISRVSAAFDVQASDTPVKPTHSGEYGMYLGGQWYRLTIKPELIPGDDPVARLDVSLLQNNLISPLLGIQDPRTDNRIDFVGGIRGLGELEKRVDSGDWAVAFSLYPTTMEALMAVADAGEVMPPKSTWFEPKLADGLVSHVLD from the coding sequence ATGTCCCTGATCAAAGCTTTTACCGGCTTGCGCCCCGTTGCGGGCCGTGCCGACGATGTTGTTGCCCCTCCTTACGATGTAATGAATGAAGCCGAAGCCAGGGCTATGGTCGAGGGCCGTCCCTGGAGCTTCCTGCACATCTCCCGTCCCGAAGTGGACCTGCCTCAGGGCACGGATCCCTACGCACCGGAAGTCTATGCCAAGGGCCGTGAGAACCTGGACCACATGGTGGAAGAGGGGGTTCTGGCCCGCGAATCCAGTCCCGCCTACTATGTGTACCGCCTGACCATGGGTGATCATGTGCAGACCGGGCTCATGGCGGTCGCTTCTGTGGAGGCTTATGATCAGGATCGCATCAAAAAACACGAGTTTACCCGTCCGGTGAAGGAAGATGACCGGGTGCGCAATATCGATACTCTCAATGCCCAGACCGGACCGGTGTTTCTCGTGTATCCCGCCACGGAAGTCATTGACAGCATTCTTGCCAAAACCACGGAAAACACCCCGGATATCGATGTCACTGCCGCCGAAGGCGTGCGGCATGAACTCTGGGTGTTGTCCGATGAAGACACGGTAAAAATGCTTACGGATGCTTTCGATGCGCTGGATGCACTCTACGTGGCTGACGGCCATCACCGTTCTGCAGCGGCATCCCGGGTGGCGGCCACGCGCAAGGCAGCCAATCCCGCGCATACGGGAGAAGAAAGTTACAACTACTTTCTGAGCGTGATATTTCCTCATGACCAGATGCAGATTCTTGACTACAACCGGGTCATCAGGGATTTGAATGGCCTGTCTCCCGAAGAATTCATATCCCGCGTCAGTGCCGCCTTTGATGTCCAGGCCAGTGATACTCCGGTCAAGCCCACGCATTCCGGGGAATATGGCATGTATCTGGGAGGGCAGTGGTACCGATTGACGATCAAGCCGGAACTGATTCCCGGGGATGATCCCGTGGCGCGCCTGGATGTCAGCCTGTTGCAAAACAACCTGATTTCACCTCTGCTGGGTATCCAGGACCCCCGCACTGACAACCGTATTGATTTTGTTGGCGGCATCCGCGGTCTGGGAGAGCTGGAGAAGCGGGTGGATTCCGGCGACTGGGCGGTAGCCTTTTCCCTGTATCCCACTACCATGGAAGCCCTGATGGCAGTGGCGGACGCGGGGGAGGTGATGCCGCCCAAATCCACCTGGTTTGAGCCCAAGCTGGCGGATGGGCTGGTAAGCCATGTGCTTGACTGA
- a CDS encoding IS110 family RNA-guided transposase, whose product MKESIAKAIDKQTKAAQVNTADAGSYAAYIGLDVHKDTIAVAIALPGREEPVYRGEIAHEGRKVEKWLNRLSVEFDGQVLQFCYEAGPCGYGLYRRLVGAGHDCQVVAPSLIPRKAGERIKTDRRDALKLARLLRAGELTAVWVPDAEQEAMRDLTRARDDMKSQERKARQQLNAFVLRHGHHWPRGKKRWTQAHFNWLESIQFEQPWLQIVLQEYIDAVKAATRRVTDLTEQLMQALPGWSLAPVVDALVALRGVDKLAATVLLAELGDISRFDSPKQLMAYLGLVPSEHSSGGRRRQGAITLTGNGHARRMLVECAWSYRFPARQTMHLKRKAKAAPERAKAIAWRAQKRLCGRYRQLTQAGKNVKLVCVAIARELVGFIWDIVRQEMPRLMAKSGSAAG is encoded by the coding sequence ATGAAAGAGTCTATCGCAAAAGCCATTGATAAACAGACAAAAGCGGCGCAGGTGAACACGGCGGATGCAGGCAGCTACGCGGCCTACATCGGGTTGGATGTTCACAAAGACACCATTGCGGTGGCTATCGCGTTACCGGGCCGGGAAGAACCGGTCTACCGGGGTGAAATTGCCCATGAAGGCCGAAAGGTGGAAAAATGGCTGAATCGCCTGAGTGTCGAGTTTGATGGTCAGGTGCTGCAATTCTGCTATGAAGCAGGGCCCTGCGGCTACGGGCTGTATCGCCGCCTGGTGGGGGCGGGTCATGACTGCCAGGTCGTGGCCCCCTCACTGATTCCGAGGAAGGCTGGTGAGCGGATCAAGACCGATCGGCGGGATGCACTGAAGTTGGCGCGGCTGTTACGGGCCGGTGAGCTGACAGCAGTGTGGGTACCGGATGCTGAGCAGGAGGCCATGCGGGATCTGACCCGGGCCCGGGACGACATGAAGAGCCAGGAGCGCAAGGCGCGTCAGCAGCTTAATGCTTTTGTGTTGCGTCACGGCCACCACTGGCCCCGGGGCAAGAAGCGCTGGACCCAGGCGCATTTCAACTGGCTGGAATCGATCCAATTTGAGCAGCCCTGGCTGCAGATTGTGCTGCAGGAATACATCGATGCAGTCAAGGCGGCGACCCGGCGGGTCACCGACCTGACCGAGCAGCTGATGCAAGCCTTACCGGGCTGGTCATTGGCCCCGGTGGTGGACGCCCTGGTGGCCCTGCGGGGGGTCGACAAGCTGGCCGCTACCGTCCTGCTGGCGGAGTTGGGCGATATCAGCCGTTTCGATTCCCCGAAACAGCTGATGGCCTACCTGGGACTGGTGCCGAGCGAGCATAGCAGTGGCGGCCGGCGACGTCAGGGCGCGATCACCCTGACCGGCAACGGTCATGCGCGCCGGATGCTGGTGGAGTGTGCCTGGAGCTACCGCTTTCCGGCGCGCCAGACGATGCATCTCAAACGAAAGGCCAAGGCGGCACCAGAACGGGCCAAGGCGATCGCCTGGCGGGCCCAGAAGCGTCTCTGCGGTCGCTATCGTCAGCTCACGCAGGCCGGCAAGAACGTCAAGTTGGTGTGTGTCGCGATTGCCCGGGAATTGGTCGGCTTCATCTGGGACATCGTACGGCAGGAGATGCCCCGCCTGATGGCCAAGAGTGGATCGGCGGCTGGATAA
- a CDS encoding ABC transporter ATP-binding protein yields MSHAIRLEQLTKTYANGTQALKGIDLQVEQGDFFALLGPNGAGKSTAIGILSSLVRKTTGRVEVFGHDLDREPQEVKRCIGLVPQDFNFNQWEPVEEIIINQAGYYGIPRREAYRKTRKVLKELDLWGKRRAQARSLSGGMKRRLMIARALVHEPPLMILDEPTAGVDIEIRRSMWAFMEEINRAGTTIVLTTHYLEEAENLCRSIAIIDDGLIAENSSMQALLHRLHRQSFLLTLRAPVESLPEGAPVSLKIRDEYTLETILEQEQTLNRLFEWLNEKGMEVLSMRNKQNRLEQFFLDRVQKKVNAA; encoded by the coding sequence ATGAGCCACGCCATAAGACTTGAGCAACTGACCAAGACCTACGCCAACGGCACCCAGGCCCTGAAGGGCATTGATCTGCAGGTGGAACAGGGGGATTTTTTTGCCCTGCTGGGCCCCAATGGGGCAGGCAAGTCCACTGCCATCGGAATCCTGAGTTCCCTGGTGCGCAAGACTACCGGCCGGGTCGAGGTATTTGGCCATGACCTGGACAGGGAACCCCAGGAAGTGAAACGCTGTATAGGTCTGGTGCCCCAGGATTTCAATTTCAACCAATGGGAACCCGTGGAAGAGATCATCATCAACCAGGCGGGCTACTATGGTATCCCCCGGCGGGAGGCTTACCGAAAGACCCGGAAGGTGCTCAAGGAGCTGGATCTGTGGGGCAAGCGCCGCGCCCAGGCGCGCAGCCTGTCCGGCGGCATGAAGCGCCGCCTGATGATTGCCCGGGCTCTGGTACACGAACCACCATTGATGATTCTGGACGAACCCACAGCGGGGGTGGATATCGAGATCCGGCGCAGCATGTGGGCCTTCATGGAGGAGATCAACCGGGCGGGCACCACTATTGTTCTCACCACCCATTACCTTGAGGAGGCAGAGAACCTGTGCCGCAGCATTGCCATTATCGATGATGGGCTGATTGCCGAGAACAGCAGCATGCAGGCGCTGTTGCACCGCCTGCATCGCCAGTCGTTTCTCCTTACTCTGCGCGCTCCGGTAGAATCCCTGCCCGAAGGAGCGCCGGTTTCCCTGAAAATTCGTGATGAGTACACCCTGGAGACGATATTGGAACAGGAACAGACCCTGAACCGCCTGTTCGAGTGGTTGAATGAGAAGGGCATGGAAGTGCTGTCCATGCGCAATAAGCAGAACCGCCTGGAACAGTTCTTCCTGGATCGGGTGCAGAAGAAGGTGAATGCCGCATGA
- a CDS encoding DsrE family protein, whose protein sequence is MRAYLQVRVLLLFMVLLAAGGSGAGGRVYTPYQDPKVVFDFYFDDPRHIGSALYWLRSYMNPLMESPYNLAPEFMDIVVVMHGTEIVTVAKANQKKYPEAVGRMQYYASLGVKFRVCGLAASDYGYRDKDFQDFVEVVPSAITELAHWQQKGYGLITPRILDKKYSIEEIR, encoded by the coding sequence ATGAGAGCATATTTACAGGTACGGGTTCTGCTTCTGTTCATGGTGCTGCTGGCTGCCGGTGGATCCGGGGCGGGTGGGCGCGTTTATACGCCCTACCAGGATCCCAAGGTGGTTTTTGATTTCTATTTCGATGACCCGCGTCATATCGGCAGCGCTCTGTACTGGCTGCGTTCCTACATGAATCCCCTCATGGAATCGCCTTACAACCTGGCGCCGGAATTCATGGATATTGTGGTGGTGATGCACGGTACGGAAATCGTTACTGTGGCAAAAGCCAACCAGAAAAAATACCCTGAAGCCGTAGGACGCATGCAGTATTACGCTTCATTGGGCGTGAAGTTTCGAGTGTGTGGCCTGGCAGCCTCTGATTACGGTTACAGGGACAAGGATTTCCAGGACTTTGTGGAAGTGGTGCCATCGGCCATCACGGAACTGGCTCACTGGCAACAGAAGGGCTATGGCCTGATTACACCGCGCATACTGGACAAGAAATATTCTATTGAGGAAATCCGCTGA
- the fdx gene encoding ISC system 2Fe-2S type ferredoxin, protein MPQIIFLPHEEICPEGAVIETSPGTTICDAALEHGIEIEHACEKSCACTTCHVIVREGFDSLNEASETEEDLLDKAWGLEPESRLSCQAEVGKDDLVVEIPKYTINQVSENH, encoded by the coding sequence ATGCCCCAGATCATCTTTCTTCCCCATGAGGAAATCTGCCCCGAAGGCGCGGTCATAGAGACCAGCCCTGGCACCACCATCTGTGACGCCGCCCTGGAGCATGGCATAGAGATCGAACATGCCTGCGAGAAATCCTGTGCCTGCACGACCTGCCACGTCATCGTGCGGGAGGGTTTCGATTCCCTGAATGAAGCCAGTGAAACCGAAGAGGATTTGTTGGACAAGGCCTGGGGTCTGGAGCCTGAATCCCGGCTGAGTTGCCAGGCGGAGGTGGGAAAGGATGATCTCGTGGTCGAGATTCCCAAGTACACCATCAACCAGGTTTCGGAGAATCATTGA